Genomic segment of Primulina tabacum isolate GXHZ01 chromosome 11, ASM2559414v2, whole genome shotgun sequence:
aGAATTAGATTTACAGTTTTGAGCGGTTTCAGGCGATTGCGGTCGGTTGATGATTTTTTctaatgaaaatattaaaacatatattctaatttatttgaaaacaacaacaatatagtgtcttcaaatataaaatattattcaaatcATACAAGGATAAAACTAGATAAAACAATAATCAAGATTCAAGACTaagataataatttaataacacGACACACTCacaacaaaaatgatatttacattgttttatcctttttttttttactttcaaaCTTCAGACAAAATATTGTtgtaaaagaaataaaaactctaataaaatactaatatgAAGATTAATTAATAAGAATATAAGTTTTTTTCGTAggaataataattttgaaaagaGTTGTCATATAATAAATGACGACTTTTTTAATTGAATATGTTGTTTGCAAATTATTATAATCTTAGGTCAAATAATATGGTAAGCGGTTTAGACGGTGCGGTTTGATGCGGTTCTTGGCAATAAAAATAATCGAATCGCGTATGCGGTGCGATTTATGAATACTATTTTAATCGCTGGTTTGttataaaatattagaaaaaacaGGGCGATGTAATTCAGTTCGAacgattattaaaaaatttgatcacCTCTAATCGTTGCCTTCCGCCGCCTGTACAAGAGGAGAGGGAGAATGGAATAAATGTATTATATAATAGATgttatgtacatatatataatttataaatagaTATTAagcatttatatataataatttaatatatacatacataaatAATATCAGTGTATTTTTGCACGTGTTGTTTACATATATATTAGTCTTTTTGGtgttgaataaattttttttttcgggatattaagttaaaattttaaaatatttttatatgaaaaaaatattttttttgttatgacatatatgattatttaatttaaaagttcaaatatatatagataaaaacTTTTTATTAGGATATGATACATAAAATGTCAATTTATTAGAATGTGTTtgaacatatttttattaaacaaaaatataatgttttgtaatttgaaaataaatgtaTTTTTTGTTTATCAAAAAAGACCATGACATCAAATCTATTTATTATACGTGTCTCAAACTTAATGTACTGTTATTTCATGCTAAAACTGGTCATCTCTAAGCGGTTGAAAGTGATGTATCTTCATTGATTTGTATACTTCTGACCGATATGAGGCGGTAAGAATAAATGTGATATGCGGCTTGTGATAAATAGAAGCACTAGAGCGGCTAAACTTGGCATCAGCGGTCGGAAACCTAAAATACATAACATAGCGGTTGGTTTCTTGTAAGAGCTCGATGCTGTTGTTTTGTTAATTATCAAAACTTAGGgtaaaatataatcatttataatatttcataatatgttaatacatgcatttatttataaataggtatttgaaaatcaaaacaTCGATAGTATGTCaacattaaagaaaaaaaatcaaacatatTTTGTCATATAGATGAGTTTAAATTCAAGCTCGTGAAATTattcattttcaaatatgaGTTCAGATTTTAACTGattcaaataaatttaattgtttgaattgatcaactaaaatttattttaatttattaaactcgtAGCTTCATCCAACTGCTTAGAATTTATCCGTTTAGCATGAAGCAACAATACATTAAGTTTGAGAAACCTAAAataactaactttggtgtcataatttgttttttataaacaaaaaatacattttttttttcaaattacaaAACATtctatttttgtttaataaaaatgTCTTCAAACACATTTTAATAAATTGACATTTTATCTAACTTTTCATAtcctaataaattttttttatctatatatatttgaactttaaaattaaataatcatatatttcacaacaacaacaaaaaaatttatataaaaaacaatttaaaattttaattcaatatctcgaattcacaaaaaaaaaatttattgaacaCCAAAAATTTTAATAGATATACACACATCGCATAAAAAAAGACactaatattatttttgtatttatatattaaattattatatatatgtacataatatatatgatatttacacaatatatcatataatacaatTATTCTACTCCCCGCTTGTACAAGAGGCGGGGGAATAtatcttattttttaaatttcctTCCTCTGCCTCTTCGACAGGGGaagacaaaaatatttttttatacctttgtctctTACAACGTGCATAGTTTTTTTTTAGCTgtagattttaaatttattttacaatAATTTGATAATCTATCAAAAATTAcgatattttaattttgatttttaaaaaaatctatcgagtagatttcttgtgagacggtctcacgaatttttatatgtgagacggtatcacgaatttttatatgttagacgggtcaacccttttgatattcacaataaaaagtaatactcttagcataaaaataatattttttgttatgaatgatccaaataaaaaatatatctcacaaaatatcgTCTCATATAAATTTTTACCAAACCTATCATATCACGTGTGGCATGAATAGTAGGCAAAAGctatttcaaaaacaaaaactaGTTGGCAAAACAAAAAGCAATGTATAGTAGAAATTGTCGGGTTCGCCGGAAAGCAATCGCTATCGTTGACCGACACTCTGGCTGGGGAAGGGCCCGCTGTCGGCTGCAACGACGAGTCAACCCCGTAACGACGTGTCAATGTGGTCCCACCTCTACCTGACAATTTTTTGGGTCCCACGTTGTCTCCCCATTCAACTGCATTTAATTCAGGTCGTGTTTGCTTTCTTTCCCTTTTACATCAAGCCACCTGATAATATATTAGTTTCGTCATCTCATACTCCATCGTATCATCTCTTGTGTACGTCATATTTTTGGacaatattaattatatgttgTGATATATTACAAATATCTTGTTCTAATAAAAGGGATTTAGTTTATATAAATTACTCAATTTGGATCGAAGCTAAAATATATTTCGAATGAATAACGATTCTGATTTGTCAAATAAAATCGGAAAATCTGAAAATGTTGGATTTTCGAGTGCATATATGTCGAATCCTAAGAATAGAGTAGTAGATCATCGCTTGCGCCACGAACGAAACATTAGAGTTGTcaaagacgaatatcttatttgggtcatccatgaaatatattatttttatgctaagagtattgttttttattgtgaacatgATAGGATTAACAcgtttcacaaataaaaattcgtaaaatcGTGTAACAAGAGACGTACTCGTCAAATATTAACCCAAGTGTCGcccaaaatcaaaggaaattctttaaaatgaataaattgAATTTAGAGAGGTAGAGAACTATTCTATCCTATCCGATCCTATTCTGTCCTTGTGGTTCACGTGTTACTTTATATCTCTCTCCAATCCTCCCCTATATATACCACAATTCCGCTTCCTCCCCTCTCCACGACCTTACCTCAAACTAATCTTCTTCTACCCCAAAGTCTCAACTTTCTCcttcaaaaaataattaaagaagCTTAGTTTAATCGCAGTAATGGAGGCTGATTCCATTCTGTCATCCCCATCGGGTACTCCAGCTAGCGAGAGAGACGCCAAGGCTCTCCAGTTCATTGAAAAGATGACCCGAAATGCCGACTCCGTCCAACAGAATGTGTTGGCCCAGATTCTCACCCGAAATGCTCACACCGAGTACCTGGACGGGCTCGATCTGGACGGAGCTACCGACCGCGAAACGTTCAAAGCGAAAGTCCCGATGGTCACGTATGAGGATCTTCAGCCACTGATCCAAAGGATCGCCAATGGCGATCGCTCCCCTATCCTATCTGCTGAGCCTGTCTCCGAATTCCTCACCAGGTtaataatcaaacaacagtttacgaaatttgttttttttatcggCAATCGATTAGATTTTCTTTTCTTCCCAACAGCTCCGGGACTTCGGCTGGTGAAAGAAAACTGATGCCAACTATCAAAGAAGAACTGGATCGTCGCCAGCTTCTCTACAGTCTTCTCATGCCTGTTATGAACTTGTAAGCATACATGAAATTACGAAATAAAAtgaaagtattatttttattttcaagattaaaGTTTATTTTCATGCATGTGATGTGCATAAAATGCATAGAATTATTAGTTCTTTTAATAATGGGTAGTGCATGTTTTTTTTGTGTGGAACAGATATTTGAAAGGGCTGAACGAAGGCAAAGGGCTATACTTCTTATTCATAAAGTCCGAAACCAAGACTCCGGGGGGGCTTCTAGCCCGACCCGTGCTCACAAGCTACTACAAAAGCCACCACTTCAAGAACCGACCCTACGACCCATACAACGTCTACACGAGCCCGAATGAAGCCATCCTTTGTCCCGATTCGTTCCAAAGCATGTACACTCAAATGCTTTGCGGGCTCTATGAACGCGAACAAGTTCTCAGGGTCGGGGCAGTGTTTGCCTCAGGCCTTCTCCGGGCTATCCGGTTCCTCCACCTCAATTGGAAACAGCTTGCAAATGATATCCGAACCGGGTCGCTGAGCCCGAAAATTACGGACCAAGGGATCAGTGAATGCATGCTTCGGCTTTCGAGACCCGACCCATGTTTGGCTGATTTTATTGAGGAGGAGTGTGGGAAAGAAAATTGGAATGGGATCATCACTAGGATTTGGCCTAATACTAAATATCTTGATGTGATTGTTACTGGTGCAATGGCTCAATACATTCCAACTCTGGATTATTATAGCGGCGGATTGCCTAAAGCATGCACAATGTACGCATCATCCGAGTGTTACTTTGGGCTCAATCTCAATCCTATGACTGATCCATCCCAAGTTTCATACACCATCATGCCGAATATGGCTTATTTCGAGTTCCTGCCGCACTCTACTAGCGGGTTCGCTCCTGATTCCCCTCCCAAGCTCGTTGATCTCGCAGACGTTGAAATCGGAAAGGAATACGAACTTGTTATCACTACCTATGCTGGTCTATACCGATACCAAGTCGGCGACGTTCTTCGAGTCACCGGGTTCCACAACTCAACCCCGCAATTCCAATTCATCAGACGGAAAAACGTTTTGCTAAGCATCGACTCAGACAAGACGGACGAGGCAGAGCTGCAAGCTGCGGTGGAGAATGCGTCGAAACTTCTAAGCGAATGCAACACCAGCGTGGTGGAGTACACGAGTTATGCTGACACAAAATCTATCCCAGGTCACTATGTGATATATTGGGAGCTACTAGCAAAGGACTCAGCCAACTCGCCCAACGACAGCGTGCTAGCTCAATGTTGTCTGTCCATGGAGGAGTCGCTCAACTCGGTGTACCGTCAGTGCCGAGTCGGGGACAACTCGATCGGACCACTCGAGATCCGGGTTGTGAAAAACGGCACCTTTGAGGAGTTGATGGACTATGCTATTTCAAGGGGCGCCtccataaatcaatacaaagtgCCAAGATGTGTGAGTTTTACCCCAATAATGGAGCTTCTTGACTCGAGAGTTGTGTCGACACATTTTAGCCCATCTTTGCCACGTTGGACCCCCGAACCACGTCATTGagattatttataaaattcaaaGAACAACTCTCCATGCAAAGTCAAAGGAAGATTCCTTCATTTGATTACAATAAGTATGCTTAAATTTTTCGATTTTGTTCTATGTGATTATGCATGTAAAATGGAAAGGGACTTCAGCAAGTTAGCTAGGTTTGTACTGCTTTTGCCCAATAAATTGCATCTCTTTATGGTCTTTTGTCCAAGTAATTGATGTTGATACAtacttaaatatatatatatatactaatcACGTTCACTTTGTTGTCATGTGTCAAGATGACATTTACTTAATTGATGTGCAATTTTGATATACTTCATTGCATCTATTAAGTGAGTGTTATTTCAACGATGTACACGACAAAAGACATCaggttaattttattaaaaaataattagtaGATTCCATTTAGATAAATAATATATGTATCAGGACCTTTATATATTATCTGCTTAACTttgtatattattatttgatgttaCGTTATCTTTTACTCTAATACCGATTTAATTAGTTAGTTTCAAACTTTGAAAAATGCAATAATCATATTTCAACAACTTTTTTCCTTTAGCACAAAATGGTCTTAAAAGAGTTGctttcaaataattaattgcTTTTTAGACGAGTGGCTAGTTGTCTTGAAGGATAGTTATCAGAAAATTTAAACA
This window contains:
- the LOC142519357 gene encoding putative indole-3-acetic acid-amido synthetase GH3.1, which encodes MEADSILSSPSGTPASERDAKALQFIEKMTRNADSVQQNVLAQILTRNAHTEYLDGLDLDGATDRETFKAKVPMVTYEDLQPLIQRIANGDRSPILSAEPVSEFLTSSGTSAGERKLMPTIKEELDRRQLLYSLLMPVMNLYLKGLNEGKGLYFLFIKSETKTPGGLLARPVLTSYYKSHHFKNRPYDPYNVYTSPNEAILCPDSFQSMYTQMLCGLYEREQVLRVGAVFASGLLRAIRFLHLNWKQLANDIRTGSLSPKITDQGISECMLRLSRPDPCLADFIEEECGKENWNGIITRIWPNTKYLDVIVTGAMAQYIPTLDYYSGGLPKACTMYASSECYFGLNLNPMTDPSQVSYTIMPNMAYFEFLPHSTSGFAPDSPPKLVDLADVEIGKEYELVITTYAGLYRYQVGDVLRVTGFHNSTPQFQFIRRKNVLLSIDSDKTDEAELQAAVENASKLLSECNTSVVEYTSYADTKSIPGHYVIYWELLAKDSANSPNDSVLAQCCLSMEESLNSVYRQCRVGDNSIGPLEIRVVKNGTFEELMDYAISRGASINQYKVPRCVSFTPIMELLDSRVVSTHFSPSLPRWTPEPRH